In Nocardioides sp. zg-1228, a single window of DNA contains:
- a CDS encoding wax ester/triacylglycerol synthase domain-containing protein: protein MSTPADVERWVAAASMATGGELTPMQTLLWRAERHPVQSSTTTVVIDLDRAPDWQRFVAATEWGTELVRRLRQRVVEPAVPTAAPVWADDPTFDLGYHLRRERVASREEMLGEAAQIALRPFDRSRPLWEGVLFDGMPSGAAYVLKIHHALADPLGTVQLLSMLQSDRRAHTPLKPLGEEHVAPADADPVDLAVTGLRTEVAALPHLARAAARRAALAAVRPQATVASTLRYGASVRRLLTPAAPPSPELSPRTGRRWRFLTFRAPLEPLRSVARLAGGSVDDTTVALVLGGLRRYHARRGSTVAEIPVGVRVSLARANDLGNRFATAQVSGPLAVEDPVDRVAAVRGEVLSLHTERALEVLDAAAPLVNRLPAVVGASALRAATAPDAFVLSLPGPPRRRFMAGAEVEGMYVLGPLPGSALTVCLVTCADTACIGVNVDASAVADLGALEECLGEGVEEMVAAGRATGQAVGPT from the coding sequence ATGAGCACCCCCGCCGACGTCGAGCGCTGGGTGGCGGCCGCGTCGATGGCCACCGGCGGCGAGCTGACGCCGATGCAGACCCTGCTGTGGCGTGCCGAGCGGCACCCGGTGCAGTCGTCGACGACCACCGTCGTGATCGACCTCGACCGGGCGCCCGACTGGCAGCGCTTCGTCGCGGCCACCGAGTGGGGCACCGAGCTGGTGCGCCGCCTGCGCCAGCGCGTCGTCGAGCCGGCCGTCCCGACCGCCGCTCCGGTCTGGGCCGACGACCCGACCTTCGACCTCGGCTACCACCTGCGCCGCGAGCGGGTCGCCAGCCGTGAGGAGATGCTCGGCGAGGCCGCACAGATCGCGCTGCGACCCTTCGACCGGTCGCGCCCGCTGTGGGAGGGGGTCCTCTTCGACGGCATGCCGAGCGGGGCGGCGTACGTCCTCAAGATCCACCACGCGCTCGCCGACCCGCTCGGCACGGTGCAGCTGCTCTCGATGCTCCAGTCCGATCGCCGCGCGCACACCCCGCTCAAGCCGCTCGGCGAGGAGCACGTGGCGCCGGCGGACGCCGACCCGGTCGACCTGGCCGTCACCGGCCTGCGCACCGAGGTCGCCGCGCTTCCCCACCTCGCCCGCGCCGCCGCCCGCCGCGCCGCGCTGGCGGCGGTGCGACCGCAGGCGACCGTCGCCTCGACGCTGCGCTACGGCGCCTCGGTGCGCCGGCTCCTCACCCCGGCCGCGCCGCCCTCGCCGGAGCTCTCGCCGCGCACGGGGCGGCGCTGGCGGTTCCTCACCTTCCGGGCCCCCCTCGAGCCGCTGCGCTCCGTCGCCCGCCTCGCCGGGGGGTCGGTCGACGACACGACCGTGGCGCTGGTCCTCGGCGGGCTGCGGCGCTACCACGCGCGGCGCGGCAGCACGGTGGCCGAGATCCCGGTGGGGGTCCGCGTCTCGCTGGCCCGCGCCAACGACCTCGGCAACCGCTTCGCCACCGCGCAGGTCAGCGGTCCGCTCGCCGTCGAGGACCCGGTAGACCGGGTCGCGGCGGTGCGCGGCGAGGTGCTGTCGCTGCACACCGAGCGGGCCCTCGAGGTGCTCGACGCCGCGGCGCCGCTGGTCAACCGGCTCCCGGCCGTCGTCGGGGCGTCCGCCCTGCGCGCCGCCACGGCCCCGGACGCGTTCGTCCTCTCCCTGCCGGGCCCGCCACGCCGACGCTTCATGGCCGGGGCCGAGGTGGAGGGGATGTACGTCCTGGGGCCGTTGCCCGGCTCGGCGCTGACGGTGTGCCTGGTGACCTGCGCCGACACCGCGTGCATCGGCGTCAACGTCGACGCGAGCGCGGTGGCCGACCTCGGTGCGCTGGAGGAGTGCCTGGGCGAGGGCGTCGAGGAGATGGTCGCGGCCGGGCGCGCGACGGGTCAGGCGGTCGGGCCGACGTAG
- a CDS encoding Re/Si-specific NAD(P)(+) transhydrogenase subunit alpha — MRIGIPRESRPGETLVAATAKTASQLAALGYDVVVETGAGVAADQPDTAFAEAGIAVGTGADVWSSDVVVKVDAPTDDEIGRLRPGATVVSLMAPARSPELVERLAAQGVTALAMDAVPRISRAQSMDVLSSMANVAGYRAVIEAAHEFGRLFTGQVTAAGKVPPARVFVVGAGVAGLAAIGAAGSLGAVVRAFDVRPEVAEQVESMGAQFVTVDMEQEVSSDGYAKEMTAEQEAATAAMYDEEARAADIVITTALIPGRPAPRLITAETVAAMRPGSVVVDMAAANGGNVAATVEDERVVTANGVTVLGYTDLAGRLAAQTSQLYGTNVVNLMKLLTPGKDGVLTLDLDDVVQRGITVTRSTGEGAEVMWPPPPVQVSAAPAPAAPAAVEKQPPPPPDPRRRLYAAGLAAVVFLALATAAPVSFLPSLTVFVLAVVIGFYVIGNVHHALHTPLMSVTNAISGIIVVGAILQAPVDNLAVQLVAGVAILLASINVFGGFLVTRRMLNMFQKG, encoded by the coding sequence GTGCGCATCGGCATCCCTCGCGAGTCCCGGCCAGGGGAGACCCTGGTGGCCGCCACGGCGAAGACGGCGTCACAGCTCGCGGCGCTCGGCTACGACGTGGTGGTCGAGACGGGGGCCGGCGTGGCCGCCGACCAGCCCGACACGGCGTTCGCCGAGGCCGGCATCGCGGTCGGGACCGGTGCCGACGTGTGGTCGAGCGACGTGGTGGTGAAGGTCGACGCGCCCACCGACGACGAGATCGGCCGGCTGCGCCCGGGCGCGACGGTCGTCAGCCTGATGGCGCCCGCCCGGAGCCCCGAGCTGGTCGAGCGCCTCGCCGCGCAGGGCGTGACCGCGCTCGCGATGGACGCCGTGCCGCGCATCTCGCGCGCGCAGTCGATGGACGTGCTCTCCTCGATGGCCAACGTCGCGGGCTACCGCGCGGTGATCGAGGCGGCCCACGAGTTCGGCCGGCTCTTCACCGGCCAGGTCACCGCCGCCGGCAAGGTGCCGCCTGCACGGGTGTTCGTCGTCGGCGCCGGGGTGGCCGGTCTGGCCGCGATCGGCGCGGCGGGCTCCCTGGGCGCGGTCGTGCGCGCGTTCGACGTGCGTCCCGAGGTGGCCGAGCAGGTCGAGTCGATGGGCGCGCAGTTCGTCACCGTCGACATGGAGCAGGAGGTGTCCTCCGACGGCTACGCCAAGGAGATGACCGCCGAGCAGGAGGCCGCGACCGCCGCGATGTACGACGAGGAGGCGCGCGCCGCCGACATCGTCATCACCACCGCGCTGATCCCCGGCCGGCCGGCACCGCGGCTGATCACCGCCGAGACGGTCGCGGCGATGCGGCCCGGCTCGGTCGTCGTCGACATGGCCGCGGCCAACGGCGGCAACGTCGCCGCGACGGTCGAGGACGAGCGGGTGGTGACCGCCAACGGCGTCACCGTGCTGGGCTACACCGATCTCGCCGGCCGGCTGGCCGCGCAGACGAGCCAGCTCTACGGCACCAACGTGGTCAACCTGATGAAGCTCCTGACGCCCGGCAAGGACGGCGTGCTCACCCTCGACCTGGACGACGTCGTCCAGCGTGGCATCACCGTGACGCGATCGACCGGCGAGGGCGCGGAGGTGATGTGGCCGCCGCCCCCCGTGCAGGTCTCTGCCGCGCCCGCCCCCGCCGCCCCCGCGGCCGTCGAGAAGCAGCCGCCCCCGCCGCCCGACCCGCGTCGCCGGCTCTACGCCGCCGGCCTGGCCGCCGTGGTGTTCCTCGCGCTCGCGACCGCCGCGCCGGTCAGCTTCCTGCCGAGCCTCACGGTCTTCGTGCTCGCCGTCGTGATCGGCTTCTACGTCATCGGCAACGTGCACCACGCGCTGCACACCCCGCTGATGAGCGTCACCAACGCGATCAGCGGCATCATCGTCGTCGGCGCGATCCTGCAGGCCCCGGTCGACAACCTCGCGGTCCAGCTCGTCGCCGGGGTGGCCATCCTGCTCGCCAGCATCAACGTCTTCGGTGGCTTCCTGGTCACCCGGCGGATGCTCAACATGTTCCAGAAGGGCTGA
- a CDS encoding HAD-IB family hydrolase, whose protein sequence is MSGLSSAAQEAIEAIEAGPQGPSVGAFFDLDGTLVAGYTAATFYGDRLRGRDVSPAEFLRTVVTAVDGELGGDPTRIAHVAFSAMRGESEEAFADLGERLFRAKIAGTIRRESRALVAAHQRAGHTVAVASAATPYQVAPVARDLGVDHLVCTRLVVEDGQFTGATDGPMLWGRHKASGVRAFAREHALDLADSYAYGNGYEDVAFLSSVGRPTALNPHRDLRAAAARLGWPVLDLSDPVGGSLRAAGRTALALAGMNAGVGLGLAYGLARGDLREGRNAALRLATHLPMALAGVGLDVLHRERLWTHRPAIFVANHQSALDVPVLGRLLERDFTIVAKKEARWDPRAVVGSVVVDPAWIDRSDSASARATLDGVVERIRSGTSLMIFPEGTRSPTPVLGPFRKGAFHLAAQAGVPVVPIVLRNTGELMRRGSMVLHPGVVDACVLEPETDWSVDEMSERIAALHTRFAETLARWPA, encoded by the coding sequence GTGAGCGGGCTCTCGAGCGCAGCGCAGGAGGCGATCGAGGCCATCGAGGCCGGGCCGCAGGGCCCGTCGGTGGGCGCGTTCTTCGACCTCGACGGCACCCTCGTCGCCGGCTACACCGCCGCCACGTTCTACGGCGACCGGCTCCGGGGCCGCGACGTCTCTCCGGCCGAGTTCCTGCGCACCGTCGTCACGGCCGTCGACGGCGAGCTCGGCGGTGACCCGACCCGCATCGCACACGTCGCCTTCTCCGCCATGCGGGGCGAGTCCGAGGAGGCCTTCGCCGACCTCGGTGAGCGGCTCTTCCGCGCCAAGATCGCCGGCACCATCCGCCGCGAGTCGCGCGCGCTCGTCGCGGCGCACCAGCGCGCCGGCCACACCGTCGCCGTCGCGTCGGCCGCCACGCCCTACCAGGTCGCCCCGGTGGCCCGCGACCTCGGCGTCGACCACCTCGTCTGCACCCGCCTCGTCGTGGAGGACGGCCAGTTCACCGGGGCCACCGACGGACCCATGCTGTGGGGCCGCCACAAGGCGAGCGGGGTGCGCGCGTTCGCCCGCGAGCACGCGCTCGACCTCGCCGACTCCTACGCCTACGGCAACGGCTACGAGGACGTCGCGTTCCTCTCCTCGGTGGGCCGCCCCACCGCCCTCAACCCGCACCGCGACCTGCGCGCCGCCGCCGCCCGCCTCGGGTGGCCGGTGCTCGACCTCTCCGACCCGGTGGGCGGCTCGCTCCGCGCGGCCGGGCGTACGGCGCTCGCGCTGGCCGGCATGAACGCGGGGGTCGGCCTGGGGCTGGCCTACGGGCTGGCGCGCGGCGACCTGCGCGAGGGCCGCAACGCCGCGCTCCGGCTCGCCACCCACCTGCCGATGGCGCTGGCCGGCGTCGGCCTGGACGTGCTCCACCGGGAGCGGCTGTGGACCCACCGCCCGGCCATCTTCGTGGCCAACCACCAGAGCGCGCTCGACGTCCCGGTCCTGGGCCGCCTGCTCGAGCGCGACTTCACGATCGTCGCGAAGAAGGAGGCGCGCTGGGACCCCCGCGCCGTCGTCGGCTCGGTGGTCGTCGACCCGGCCTGGATCGACCGCTCCGACTCCGCGTCGGCGCGCGCGACGCTCGACGGGGTCGTCGAGCGGATCCGCTCGGGCACCTCGCTGATGATCTTCCCGGAGGGGACGCGGTCGCCGACCCCCGTGCTGGGTCCGTTCCGCAAGGGCGCGTTCCACCTCGCCGCCCAGGCGGGCGTGCCGGTGGTGCCGATCGTGCTCCGCAACACCGGGGAGCTGATGCGGCGCGGGTCGATGGTGCTCCACCCGGGGGTCGTCGACGCGTGCGTGCTGGAGCCCGAGACCGACTGGAGCGTGGACGAGATGAGCGAGCGGATCGCGGCGCTGCACACGAGGTTCGCGGAGACCCTGGCCAGGTGGCCCGCATGA
- a CDS encoding lysophospholipid acyltransferase — protein sequence MAVVRRARDLARAALPRSVGDRLPAAPPPEVTELLHDKRFQRAVAAHADEQGRPEEEVWQEVTGYLHEMCAAHDDRASQGWARMGEWFLRAYDVLVDEDQVQQLRKLDRTHSLALAFSHRSYLDGMVIPNVLRARRFSPTYTFGGANLNLPVIGSVASRTGLIFIRRATQEIPVYRLALRSYIRRLVANKRNLAWSIEGGRTRTGKLRPPVHGILKYLTDTVQGQDEHDDAPDVQVVPVSVVYDQLHEVSSMTEEARGASKTPEDWRWLVRFARLQHKRLGRAYLTVGEPFSLGERMAELAAEGVTGHQAVERVALDISHRLNRATPVTTTAIVSLALLGADRALTVDEVLETVEPLAAYIDARRWPVAGAADLRDRATIRRALADLTRSGVLTAYDQGTEPVWKIGDDQHLVAAFYRNTVIHVLVDRAIGELSLLTVSELEPGAELPPGGELQVGWEEAKRMRDLLKFEFFFPSRGRFEDELRTELRLLAGEGVTEMTPARARELLVQARPHLAHLVLRPFLDAYLVVADRLADHGDGPVDEDELLADSLAVGRQWALQRRVASQESISLELFRSALALARHRGLLAEGAGVGSAREAFAAELRDSVRRVNIVGEMAGDTVTVGHPEPTPDPGPDPDPAPQQQPVPRAERV from the coding sequence GTGGCTGTCGTCCGACGTGCCCGCGACCTCGCGCGCGCCGCACTGCCGAGGAGCGTGGGGGACCGGCTGCCGGCCGCGCCGCCCCCGGAGGTCACCGAGCTCCTCCACGACAAGCGGTTCCAGCGCGCCGTCGCCGCGCACGCCGACGAGCAGGGCCGCCCCGAGGAGGAGGTCTGGCAGGAGGTCACGGGCTACCTCCACGAGATGTGCGCCGCCCACGACGACCGGGCGTCGCAGGGCTGGGCGCGGATGGGCGAGTGGTTCCTGCGCGCCTACGACGTCCTGGTCGACGAGGACCAGGTGCAGCAGCTGCGCAAGCTCGACCGCACGCACAGCCTGGCCCTCGCCTTCAGCCACCGCTCCTACCTCGACGGCATGGTCATCCCCAACGTGCTGCGGGCACGCCGGTTCTCCCCGACCTACACCTTCGGCGGCGCCAACCTCAACCTGCCGGTCATCGGCTCCGTCGCCAGCCGCACCGGCCTCATCTTCATCCGCCGCGCCACCCAGGAGATCCCGGTCTACCGCCTCGCGCTGCGCTCCTACATCCGCCGGCTGGTGGCCAACAAGCGCAACCTGGCCTGGTCGATCGAGGGTGGCCGGACGCGTACGGGCAAGCTGCGCCCGCCGGTGCACGGGATCCTGAAGTACCTCACCGACACCGTGCAGGGTCAGGACGAGCACGACGACGCCCCCGACGTGCAGGTCGTGCCGGTCTCGGTCGTCTACGACCAGCTCCACGAGGTCTCGTCGATGACCGAGGAGGCGCGCGGCGCCAGCAAGACGCCCGAGGACTGGCGCTGGCTGGTGCGCTTCGCCCGCCTCCAGCACAAGCGCCTCGGGCGCGCCTACCTCACCGTCGGCGAGCCGTTCTCGCTCGGCGAGCGGATGGCCGAGCTCGCCGCCGAGGGCGTCACCGGCCACCAGGCCGTCGAGCGGGTCGCGCTCGACATCTCCCACCGGCTCAACCGGGCCACCCCGGTCACCACCACCGCGATCGTCTCCCTCGCCCTCCTCGGCGCCGACCGGGCGCTGACCGTGGATGAGGTGCTCGAGACGGTCGAGCCGCTCGCCGCCTACATCGACGCGCGCCGCTGGCCGGTCGCCGGGGCGGCCGACCTCCGCGACCGCGCGACCATCCGGCGCGCCCTCGCCGACCTGACCCGCAGCGGCGTGCTCACGGCGTACGACCAGGGCACCGAGCCGGTCTGGAAGATCGGGGACGACCAGCACCTCGTGGCCGCGTTCTACCGCAACACCGTGATCCACGTGCTCGTCGACCGGGCGATCGGCGAGCTGTCCCTCCTCACCGTCAGCGAGCTGGAGCCCGGCGCGGAGCTGCCGCCGGGAGGTGAGCTCCAGGTGGGCTGGGAGGAGGCGAAGCGGATGCGCGACCTGCTCAAGTTCGAGTTCTTCTTCCCCTCGCGCGGCCGGTTCGAGGACGAGCTGCGCACCGAGCTGCGGCTGCTGGCCGGCGAAGGCGTCACGGAGATGACGCCCGCCCGGGCGCGCGAGCTGCTCGTGCAGGCCCGGCCCCACCTGGCCCACCTCGTGCTGCGCCCTTTCCTCGACGCCTACCTCGTCGTCGCCGACCGGCTCGCCGACCACGGCGACGGCCCGGTCGACGAGGACGAGCTGCTCGCCGACTCGCTCGCGGTGGGCCGCCAGTGGGCGCTGCAGCGCCGGGTGGCGAGCCAGGAGTCGATCTCGCTCGAGCTCTTCCGGTCCGCGCTGGCGCTCGCCCGCCACCGGGGGCTGCTCGCCGAGGGCGCGGGCGTCGGGTCGGCCCGGGAGGCGTTCGCCGCCGAGCTGCGCGACTCCGTGCGGCGCGTCAACATCGTCGGGGAGATGGCCGGTGACACGGTCACGGTCGGCCACCCCGAGCCGACGCCCGACCCCGGCCCGGACCCCGACCCGGCGCCGCAGCAGCAGCCGGTGCCGAGGGCGGAGCGCGTGTGA
- a CDS encoding tRNA adenosine deaminase-associated protein — protein MSEPGQVDFALVAFREDGAWQVQEIASPAFDTIDSLGHALRQVSGDDGAVGMVAVDEDFFVLVRVVGARTRVLLSDVTAADTWELAQSAIDHLGLPPPEDDDIEVPAGDLDLLADLGLHAVDLGALLDDVELYPDEMLSDIARRLGFGELFDDAVGLTSA, from the coding sequence ATGTCCGAGCCCGGCCAGGTCGACTTCGCGCTGGTCGCCTTCCGCGAGGACGGCGCGTGGCAGGTGCAGGAGATCGCCTCGCCCGCGTTCGACACGATCGACTCGCTGGGCCACGCGCTGCGCCAGGTCTCCGGCGACGATGGCGCCGTCGGGATGGTCGCGGTCGACGAGGACTTCTTCGTGCTGGTGCGCGTCGTCGGTGCGCGTACGCGCGTGCTGCTCTCCGACGTGACGGCCGCCGACACGTGGGAGCTCGCGCAGTCTGCGATCGACCACCTCGGCCTGCCCCCGCCCGAGGACGACGACATCGAGGTGCCGGCAGGCGACCTCGACCTGCTCGCCGACCTCGGCCTGCACGCCGTCGACCTCGGCGCGCTCCTCGACGACGTGGAGCTCTACCCCGACGAGATGCTCTCCGACATCGCCCGCCGACTGGGCTTCGGCGAGCTCTTCGACGACGCCGTGGGCCTCACCTCCGCATGA
- a CDS encoding alpha-hydroxy acid oxidase, whose amino-acid sequence MRRQIPRRRDLAPLLRFKEPTWSARERRLANALTVEDLRRIAKRRTPRAAFDYTDGAADGEVSLARARQAFADVEFRPAILRDVSEVDTSRDVLGARVALPFGIAPTGFTRMMQAEGEIAGATAAAAAGIPFALSTMGTTSIEEVAAAAPAASGARNWFQLYMWKDRERSMALVERAAHAGFDTLLVTVDVPVAGARLRDVRNGMTIPPTLTPRTVLDAIPRPAWWFDFLTTGPLAFASLDAWSGTVAELLDTMFDPTVTYDDLAWIRDQWPGKVVVKGVQTVDDARRCADVGVDAVLLSNHGGRQLDRAPVPFHLLPDVVAAVGDRVEVHVDTGIMSGQDVVAAVAHGATFTLVGRAYLYGLMAGGREGVDRVIDILRGQVERTMKLLGVRTLDELTPDHVVALRRLTAR is encoded by the coding sequence GTGCGACGACAGATCCCGAGGCGGCGCGACCTCGCTCCGCTGCTGCGCTTCAAGGAGCCCACCTGGTCGGCGCGCGAGCGACGCCTCGCCAACGCGCTGACCGTCGAGGACCTGCGTCGCATCGCCAAGAGGCGTACGCCCCGCGCGGCGTTCGACTACACCGACGGGGCCGCGGACGGCGAGGTCTCCCTGGCCCGCGCCCGGCAGGCCTTCGCCGACGTGGAGTTCCGGCCCGCGATCCTCCGCGACGTCTCCGAGGTCGACACCTCCCGCGACGTGCTCGGCGCCCGGGTGGCGCTGCCGTTCGGGATCGCCCCCACCGGCTTCACCCGGATGATGCAGGCCGAGGGCGAGATCGCCGGCGCGACGGCAGCCGCGGCCGCCGGCATCCCGTTCGCCCTCTCCACCATGGGCACCACCTCGATCGAGGAGGTCGCCGCCGCTGCCCCGGCCGCGAGCGGCGCGCGCAACTGGTTCCAGCTCTACATGTGGAAGGACCGCGAGCGCTCGATGGCGCTCGTCGAGCGGGCCGCCCACGCGGGCTTCGACACGCTGCTCGTCACGGTGGACGTGCCGGTGGCCGGCGCCCGGCTGCGCGACGTGCGCAACGGCATGACGATCCCGCCGACCCTCACCCCGCGCACCGTGCTCGACGCGATCCCCCGCCCCGCGTGGTGGTTCGACTTCCTCACCACCGGGCCGCTCGCGTTCGCCTCGCTCGACGCCTGGTCGGGCACGGTCGCCGAGCTGCTCGACACGATGTTCGACCCGACCGTGACCTACGACGACCTGGCGTGGATCCGGGACCAGTGGCCCGGCAAGGTCGTGGTGAAGGGCGTCCAGACCGTCGACGACGCGCGCCGCTGCGCCGACGTCGGCGTCGACGCGGTGCTGCTGTCCAACCACGGCGGGCGCCAGCTCGACCGGGCGCCGGTGCCCTTCCACCTGCTGCCCGACGTCGTCGCGGCCGTCGGCGACCGCGTCGAGGTGCACGTCGACACCGGCATCATGTCGGGGCAGGACGTCGTCGCCGCCGTCGCCCACGGCGCCACCTTCACCCTCGTCGGGCGCGCCTATCTCTACGGCCTGATGGCCGGCGGTCGCGAGGGTGTCGACCGGGTGATCGACATCCTGCGCGGGCAGGTCGAGCGGACGATGAAGCTGCTCGGCGTCCGCACGCTCGACGAGCTCACCCCCGACCACGTCGTGGCCCTGCGGCGGCTCACCGCCCGGTGA
- a CDS encoding GNAT family N-acetyltransferase, giving the protein MTVVRRAAVEDAEVLGRLLWDFNTEFDTETDDAEVLAGRFARLLGLDGVLAVLAEDTSDLAVGFALVTLRPAIWYDGPVAQLEELYVVPALRSRGVGTRILALCRDLARDLGSPEMHINVDEVDTDTRRFYERHGFATIEEGSEHRMLCYVGPTA; this is encoded by the coding sequence ATGACCGTCGTGCGCCGCGCCGCCGTCGAGGACGCCGAGGTGCTCGGGCGCCTGCTGTGGGACTTCAACACCGAGTTCGACACCGAGACCGACGACGCCGAGGTGCTCGCGGGGCGCTTCGCCCGCCTGCTGGGCCTCGACGGCGTGCTCGCCGTGCTCGCGGAGGACACCTCCGACCTCGCGGTGGGGTTCGCCCTGGTCACGCTGCGCCCGGCGATCTGGTACGACGGCCCGGTGGCGCAGCTCGAGGAGCTCTACGTCGTCCCCGCGCTGCGCTCGCGCGGCGTCGGCACCCGGATCCTCGCCCTGTGCCGCGACCTCGCCCGCGACCTGGGGTCGCCCGAGATGCACATCAACGTCGACGAGGTCGACACCGACACCCGGCGCTTCTACGAGCGGCACGGCTTCGCCACCATCGAGGAGGGCTCCGAGCACCGCATGCTCTGCTACGTCGGCCCGACCGCCTGA
- a CDS encoding nucleoside deaminase: MRLALAEARAALAADDVPVGAVVLDESGAVVATGHNTREAEGDPTGHAEVVALRAAAAARGEWRLSGCTLVVTLEPCTMCAGAVVLARVDRLVFGAYDDKLGAVGSLWDVVRDRRLNHRPEVVAGVLAAESTALLDDFFARHRTVAPPAG, translated from the coding sequence ATGCGCCTCGCGCTCGCCGAGGCACGGGCCGCCCTGGCCGCCGACGACGTGCCGGTCGGCGCGGTGGTCCTCGACGAGTCGGGCGCGGTCGTCGCCACCGGCCACAACACCCGCGAGGCCGAGGGCGACCCCACCGGCCACGCCGAGGTGGTGGCCCTGCGCGCCGCGGCGGCCGCCCGCGGAGAGTGGCGGCTGTCGGGGTGCACGCTGGTCGTCACGCTCGAGCCGTGCACGATGTGCGCCGGCGCGGTGGTCCTCGCCCGCGTCGACCGCCTCGTCTTCGGCGCCTACGACGACAAGCTGGGCGCCGTGGGCTCGCTCTGGGACGTGGTGCGCGACCGCCGCCTCAACCACCGTCCGGAGGTCGTCGCGGGGGTGCTGGCCGCGGAGTCCACCGCCCTGCTCGACGACTTCTTCGCCCGCCACCGCACGGTCGCCCCGCCCGCCGGCTGA
- the upp gene encoding uracil phosphoribosyltransferase, producing MRLHVVNHPLVSHKLTVLRDEQTDSPTFRRLTDELVTLLAYEATREVRVDPRPITTPVGPTSGVYLAHPKPMVVPILRAGLGMLDGMMRLLPTAEVGFLGMVRNEETLEASTYAERLPEDLSGRQCYVLDPMLATGGTLAAAVRFLTDRGADDITAICLLAAPEGVDRLEKGLAGLDVPVTVVTAAIDEMLNDKGYIVPGLGDAGDRLYGVAH from the coding sequence ATGCGCCTGCACGTGGTGAACCACCCCCTCGTCTCCCACAAGCTGACCGTCCTCCGCGACGAGCAGACCGACTCCCCGACGTTCCGACGGCTGACCGACGAGCTGGTGACGCTGCTGGCCTACGAGGCGACGCGCGAGGTGCGTGTCGACCCACGGCCGATCACCACGCCCGTCGGCCCCACGTCGGGGGTCTACCTCGCGCACCCCAAGCCGATGGTCGTCCCGATCCTGCGGGCGGGCCTGGGCATGCTCGACGGGATGATGCGGCTGCTGCCGACGGCGGAGGTGGGCTTCCTCGGCATGGTGCGCAACGAGGAGACGCTCGAGGCCTCGACCTACGCCGAGCGGCTGCCCGAGGACCTGTCCGGGCGCCAGTGCTACGTGCTCGACCCGATGCTGGCCACCGGTGGCACCCTCGCGGCGGCGGTCCGCTTCCTCACCGACCGCGGAGCCGACGACATCACCGCGATCTGCCTGCTCGCCGCGCCGGAAGGCGTCGACCGGCTCGAGAAGGGGCTCGCCGGCCTCGACGTCCCGGTCACCGTCGTGACCGCGGCGATCGACGAGATGCTCAACGACAAGGGCTACATCGTCCCGGGCCTCGGCGACGCCGGCGACCGGCTCTACGGCGTCGCGCACTGA